GCAAAAGCTCCGCAGGTTCAATGCGGTTGGTGAGGATTGAGGCAACCGCACATGACCCAGCAATCAACAGCACAGTATTTTCAACACCTGCCTCCTGTTCCCGATGACAAACCGGTCCTGATTGCAGGTCCGACCGCTTCCGGAAAATCCGCCCTGGCGCTTGAGGTTGCCGAACGATTTGGTGGCGTGATCGTCAACGCGGATGCCAGCCAAGTGTATGATTGCTGGCGGGTTGTCTCGGCGCGCCCGTCAGAAGAAGAAGAAGCCCGCGCGCCGCATCGCCTGTATGGTCATGTTGCATACGATCAGGACTATTCGACCGGGCATTGGCTGCGGGAGGTAAAGCCCTTGCTGAACGGTGCGCAACGTCCGATCATTGTGGGCGGCACCGGTTTGTATTTCACCGCGCTGACCGAAGGCATGGCACAGATCCCTACCACCCCAGCAGAGATACGGGCTGAGGCAGACCAGATCTCACTGCCAGAGCTCATTACAGGGGTCGACGATGAAACACTGGCCGGTCTGGACGTACAGAACCGGGCGCGTGTGCAGCGCGCCTGGGAAGTGCAGCGCGCCACCGGACGCAGCCTGCTGTCCTGGCAGTCCGACACTCCGCCGCCGGTTCTGAACCTGAAAGACACAGTGCCGGTTGTATTAGACGTTGATAAGGCTTGGCTTTTGGCACGAATAGAACGCCGGTTTGATCAAATGCTAGAGCAAGGCGCTATTGAAGAGGTACGCGCAATGCTGGACCGGTTTGATCCCAACCTGCCAGCCTGCAAAGCAATCGGAGTACCAGAGCTCAGAGCCTATCTGAATGGCTCAATGACGCTCGATCAAGCCCGCGATCGCGCAACGATTGCGACACGGCAATTCGCTAAACGACAACGCACTTGGTTTCGGGCTCGCATGAAGGCATGGAATCACATCGACCCCTCAAAATTATACCAAACTTGACTCCTTTCTGGACTTGTCCGAAAAAGATCTCATAACAAATTGTTTTTGAATACTTTTTTCCCTGACCTTGCGCCATACATGGAAGCTGCACCGCACAAACCCAAAGCTCGCCGCAGTTGCGAAGCAAGGTGTTCAACATAGCGAGAATGTCGCTTTTGTACTCTCAATGACGAATTCGAACATTGACCTAGCCTGAATTCTGGTGCCGAATACCGCCATGGGGATGCTCAGAGACCAACAATCAGAACCCTTTAGTCTGGCGACAGGTAACAACCAAGTCGCGTAGAAGCATAATCAATCAACAAAATCTAATGTCACAGGGAGACATCTATGACGAATGACGTAACCACCAATGACAAGGTGCACTGGGCGGCCGAGATGCACGCACAGGAATACCGTGACGGCAAGCTGAGCCGTCGTGAGTTCCTGGCCCGCGCCACTGGTCTGGGCGTTACCGCAGCCGCCGCCTACGGCATGATCGGCATGGCAGCACCAGCTTACGCCGAAGGCGAAGATGCCAAGAAAGAAGGCGGTACCCTACGCGTTCAACAGGAAGTACGCGCGCTGAAAGATCCGCGCACTTATGACTGGTCGCAAATCGCCAACGTATCACGTGGAACGCTGGAATATCTGGTCGAGTACAACTCGGACGGTACATTCCGCGGCATGCTGCTGGAAGGCTGGGAAGTCAACGAAGACGCGACGGTTTACACTCTGAAGGTCCGTCCGGGCGTCAAGTGGAACAACGGCGACGACTTCACAGCGGACGACGTGGCTCGCAACGTCGCGCGCTGGTGTGACAAGAGCTCGGAAACCAACTCGATGGCTGGTCGTTTTGCGACACTGGTT
The genomic region above belongs to Ruegeria sp. HKCCD4315 and contains:
- the miaA gene encoding tRNA (adenosine(37)-N6)-dimethylallyltransferase MiaA, giving the protein MTQQSTAQYFQHLPPVPDDKPVLIAGPTASGKSALALEVAERFGGVIVNADASQVYDCWRVVSARPSEEEEARAPHRLYGHVAYDQDYSTGHWLREVKPLLNGAQRPIIVGGTGLYFTALTEGMAQIPTTPAEIRAEADQISLPELITGVDDETLAGLDVQNRARVQRAWEVQRATGRSLLSWQSDTPPPVLNLKDTVPVVLDVDKAWLLARIERRFDQMLEQGAIEEVRAMLDRFDPNLPACKAIGVPELRAYLNGSMTLDQARDRATIATRQFAKRQRTWFRARMKAWNHIDPSKLYQT